One Lutzomyia longipalpis isolate SR_M1_2022 chromosome 4, ASM2433408v1 DNA segment encodes these proteins:
- the LOC129795093 gene encoding peritrophin-1-like, whose product MLKYVLVLALATVAYADTTLYPCPSYGLARLPHASSCAHFVQCVSGVAVIRECAPGFYFSTETGECKHPYLANCDLPERPCPLFNDPENLVFLPDANQCDVYHLCYFGDPIQFRCADGLHWDPVNENCNYPSLANCQAVNVTCEATGIYTVPHPFLCHRFFHCVNGERFADECPGNLYYDITRMACWHPDEAVCAGQEQPPTTQEPTPIIEGQNLP is encoded by the exons ATGCTAAAGT acGTTCTCGTCCTGGCTCTGGCCACCGTTGCCTATGCTGACACAACCCTCTATCCCTGCCCATCTTATGGCCTAGCTAGGCTACCCCATGCTAGCAGCTGTGCTCACTTTGTCCAGTGCGTATCTGGTGTTGCTGTGATCAGGGAATGCGCCCCCGGATTCTACTTCAGCACCGAAACCGGTGAATGCAAACACCCCTACCTGGCAAACTGTGACCTTCCCGAACGTCCATGCCCCCTCTTCAATGATCCCGAAAATCTCGTCTTCCTCCCTGATGCTAATCAGTGTGATGTCTACCACTTGTGCTACTTCGGTGATCCAATTCAGTTCAGATGCGCCGATGGACTTCACTGGGACCCCGTCAATGAGAACTGCAACTACCCATCCCTTGCCAACTGCCAAGCTGTCAATGTAACATGCGAAGCCACAGGTATCTACACAGTGCCACATCCCTTCCTCTGCCACAGATTCTTCCACTGTGTCAACGGTGAGAGGTTTGCCGATGAATGCCCTGGAAATCTGTACTACGACATCACCAGGATGGCCTGCTGGCATCCAGATGAGGCTGTGTGTGCTGGACAGGAGCAACCACCAACAACACAGGAACCCACCCCCATTATTGAGGGACAGAATTTGCCATAA